A section of the Emcibacter nanhaiensis genome encodes:
- a CDS encoding response regulator has protein sequence MRSQYRDKSNGTWENPEILIVDDDEEFLSELHEYIESFGYICHTSTTGVDALKVISTNLNIGIVITDVRLPIMDGVELLDRLHSGALRERGIQAILVTGHPNLDDLVHGLDKNVVNYLVKPINPDALKESISLSEYNYNEHLQHTMFDPDDDNMTDSFVNKLTIYNNVVGQIRGKERPDEQVVDFESLNFPVLVSPLSYQLRPVQSGSAVLDYSGIIHSTPEQLFRSFSILVLANQNFLSNSLSQEALLIVREMLQCENSRKLSFMTSLCTATQLPQATLERKINELEELKIVEKRHDTRSRRRSFVVFTETGRRRLRKFLASMRLCGEFNPDPFEAGNAGD, from the coding sequence ATGAGATCGCAATATAGGGATAAGTCAAACGGCACCTGGGAAAACCCGGAAATTCTCATCGTTGACGATGATGAAGAGTTTCTGTCCGAACTGCATGAATATATCGAAAGTTTTGGGTACATTTGCCACACATCAACAACTGGTGTCGATGCTTTGAAGGTTATCAGTACCAATCTCAATATCGGTATTGTTATCACCGATGTGAGGCTCCCGATTATGGACGGGGTTGAGTTATTGGACCGGCTGCATAGTGGTGCACTTCGTGAGCGAGGTATCCAGGCCATATTGGTAACGGGACATCCCAATCTGGATGACTTGGTCCACGGGTTGGATAAAAATGTTGTGAATTATTTGGTCAAGCCGATTAATCCTGATGCGCTCAAGGAAAGCATATCGTTATCAGAATATAATTATAACGAACATCTTCAACACACCATGTTTGATCCGGATGACGACAATATGACGGACAGTTTTGTTAACAAACTCACGATCTACAACAATGTGGTCGGACAGATCAGGGGAAAGGAGAGGCCGGATGAGCAAGTTGTGGATTTTGAAAGTTTGAATTTTCCGGTCTTGGTATCTCCACTATCGTACCAGTTGAGGCCTGTGCAATCAGGTTCGGCAGTTCTGGATTACTCCGGTATTATACATTCCACGCCGGAACAATTATTTAGATCTTTCTCTATTCTTGTCCTAGCTAATCAAAATTTCTTGAGCAACAGTTTAAGCCAGGAAGCTCTACTTATTGTCAGAGAGATGCTTCAGTGTGAGAATTCAAGGAAATTGTCATTTATGACCTCCCTGTGTACTGCAACACAGTTACCTCAAGCTACGCTAGAGCGTAAAATTAACGAGTTGGAGGAGCTTAAAATCGTTGAAAAAAGGCATGATACCAGGAGTCGGCGTCGTTCATTTGTCGTTTTTACAGAGACAGGGAGGAGAAGGCTTAGAAAATTTCTTGCGAGTATGAGGTTATGCGGGGAGTTCAATCCGGATCCTTTTGAAGCGGGAAATGCTGGTGACTAG
- a CDS encoding EAL domain-containing protein: protein MTHEPTSQSVQGPSQTQLHREEGNGLDAQAKSGCDPLIKVAIETSTDGIAILDYRRELEVVEANQAFLQMLQLDYEEVLGLHPWDWDAEASKDEILERSHELSYRGGGQGFMETSWRRKDGSLLPVQVSVAAFSLHGLGYVYVICKEKNGIDGIESNSEIGEELQTIGFENSRDGMVVISLENLKVVKANTALARMLGRDPSKLVGAWLSDWDTRYFQEIFANNQKHDGEATFAPVYLTQLKRADGGVVEAEVSALCFTLSGQLYLNFVYRDIGWRKNLERRLDETNQRFRTYFDATQRFMSIYTPEGKRVSADSISSTPAGSGSDVKGDPILWEESCWIDDDDRKRVKRRFREAVAGESIFFEIDQCDAQGEIRTKEVYFEPIEDENGTVILVLARSYDISGLKQTQSALREANDLANITISSMTEGLIRTDIEGVIRLCNKAAANIIGTDVKNIIGKKAGSILSVFDRATGRQMANPVDEALKGRPTIDIHRFVNIKGVGDNSSIVTLSCVRLPGGEAGPAGAILVLRDAAEQVALMEHLSWLATHDEQTALLNRRGFSEQIDVARRTITDKNPAFLLLIDLDQFKVINDSCGRDAGDKMLENIVWVLMTSIRDGDIIGRIGSDEFAVLLHDLSLDKARAVAERLVGAIEEYRFLYNARVYSVTASAGMTVLDRPEVQSEEFMSEVVAACEIAQQEGRGHIHVFRFDDSSIVEARQSVDWLNQIQEGLSEHSFELFLQRVVSPELRTLGYEALIRMPKEDGGVIAPGVFMPAARRFGMITKINEEVVTKAIELVSDDSFPSDGRYLAINIGAASLCDHLFREWFLERLSENPKAAKRLMVEITETDEVHWSPEEIEFIEQIRSLDVPVYLDDFGTGYNSFDLLKTLTVDGIKIERSLVADILSSPVDQAVVSAACSIAESLDINLVVEGVETEEVFGELKRLGVPRFQGYLFHKPEAAEMALREDLEI from the coding sequence ATGACGCATGAACCCACCAGTCAAAGTGTACAGGGACCCAGTCAAACGCAATTGCATCGAGAGGAGGGTAATGGACTTGACGCACAAGCCAAGTCTGGTTGTGATCCTCTGATCAAAGTTGCCATTGAAACGTCTACTGACGGTATTGCCATTCTTGATTATCGCCGCGAGTTGGAAGTTGTGGAGGCCAATCAGGCTTTCTTACAGATGCTACAACTGGACTATGAGGAGGTTCTGGGGCTCCATCCCTGGGATTGGGATGCGGAGGCAAGCAAGGACGAGATACTCGAGAGATCTCACGAGTTAAGTTATCGTGGGGGTGGACAAGGCTTCATGGAAACATCTTGGCGCCGAAAGGATGGCAGTTTGCTGCCTGTGCAGGTGAGTGTTGCCGCGTTTTCACTCCATGGCTTGGGATATGTTTATGTCATTTGCAAAGAGAAAAATGGGATTGACGGGATAGAGAGCAACTCCGAGATCGGCGAGGAGCTGCAAACTATCGGTTTTGAGAACTCTCGCGACGGAATGGTTGTAATCTCTCTGGAGAATCTGAAAGTCGTGAAAGCGAATACAGCTCTTGCAAGAATGCTGGGACGCGACCCTTCGAAACTTGTGGGTGCATGGCTATCTGATTGGGACACGCGGTACTTCCAGGAAATTTTTGCAAATAATCAGAAGCACGATGGTGAGGCAACATTTGCTCCGGTCTATCTGACACAGCTTAAGCGAGCTGATGGAGGGGTTGTGGAAGCAGAGGTCTCGGCTTTGTGCTTTACATTGAGCGGACAACTCTATCTAAATTTTGTCTATAGGGATATCGGCTGGCGCAAAAACCTTGAACGCCGACTGGATGAGACTAACCAGCGGTTCCGCACCTATTTTGATGCCACGCAACGTTTTATGAGTATCTATACCCCGGAAGGGAAACGTGTCTCAGCAGACTCTATTTCATCAACTCCTGCCGGGTCGGGTTCGGATGTTAAAGGAGATCCGATATTATGGGAAGAATCCTGCTGGATTGACGATGATGATCGCAAGCGCGTGAAGCGGAGGTTCCGGGAAGCCGTTGCGGGGGAGAGTATCTTCTTTGAAATTGATCAATGTGATGCCCAGGGTGAGATTCGAACCAAGGAAGTCTATTTCGAGCCAATTGAAGATGAAAACGGAACAGTCATTCTGGTCCTGGCCAGGAGCTATGACATTTCAGGTCTTAAACAAACACAATCGGCGCTGCGGGAGGCGAACGATCTTGCCAATATTACAATATCTTCGATGACGGAGGGTCTGATACGAACTGATATTGAGGGCGTGATCAGACTTTGTAATAAAGCAGCCGCAAATATTATCGGCACTGATGTTAAGAATATAATCGGTAAAAAAGCTGGCTCCATATTGTCGGTGTTCGATCGCGCTACAGGTCGACAGATGGCCAATCCTGTTGATGAGGCGCTGAAAGGTCGGCCAACAATAGACATTCATAGGTTTGTAAACATCAAGGGAGTTGGAGACAACTCCAGTATCGTAACCCTGTCATGTGTGAGGCTACCGGGCGGGGAAGCTGGACCTGCGGGGGCAATTCTCGTGCTGCGTGATGCTGCAGAACAGGTGGCCCTGATGGAACATTTGAGCTGGCTCGCAACCCATGATGAGCAAACGGCGTTGCTGAATCGTCGTGGTTTCTCTGAACAAATTGATGTTGCCCGGCGGACCATAACAGACAAGAACCCTGCATTTCTCCTGCTTATCGATCTGGATCAGTTCAAAGTAATTAATGATAGCTGCGGCCGCGATGCGGGGGATAAGATGCTTGAGAATATTGTTTGGGTGCTCATGACCTCTATCCGGGATGGCGATATCATTGGGCGTATCGGGAGTGATGAGTTTGCTGTCCTCTTGCATGATCTATCCCTTGATAAAGCAAGAGCTGTTGCGGAAAGACTGGTTGGGGCTATTGAGGAGTATCGTTTTCTTTACAATGCACGGGTTTATTCGGTGACTGCAAGTGCCGGCATGACTGTTCTGGACAGACCTGAAGTTCAGTCGGAAGAATTTATGTCGGAAGTTGTCGCTGCATGCGAGATAGCGCAACAGGAAGGGAGGGGGCACATACACGTCTTTCGGTTCGATGATTCCTCGATTGTTGAAGCGCGGCAGTCGGTTGATTGGCTTAATCAAATTCAAGAGGGTTTATCAGAACACAGTTTTGAACTTTTTCTCCAGAGAGTGGTCTCCCCTGAGTTAAGAACACTGGGCTATGAGGCGTTGATCCGCATGCCGAAAGAGGATGGTGGAGTGATTGCGCCTGGAGTGTTTATGCCTGCGGCCAGGCGTTTTGGCATGATCACCAAAATCAATGAAGAAGTTGTGACTAAGGCTATTGAGTTGGTCAGTGATGACAGTTTCCCATCAGATGGCCGTTATCTGGCGATCAATATTGGAGCAGCTTCTTTATGTGATCATCTATTCAGGGAATGGTTTCTGGAGCGGCTTTCCGAAAACCCGAAAGCAGCGAAACGGCTTATGGTGGAAATCACAGAGACGGATGAAGTACACTGGTCTCCTGAGGAAATAGAGTTTATAGAACAAATCCGCTCACTTGATGTCCCCGTCTATCTCGATGATTTTGGGACAGGATATAACTCTTTTGATCTTCTGAAAACGTTGACTGTTGACGGCATCAAGATTGAACGCTCCCTGGTTGCAGATATTCTCTCAAGTCCTGTGGATCAAGCCGTCGTTTCTGCAGCATGTTCTATTGCAGAAAGTCTCGACATTAATCTGGTTGTAGAAGGTGTGGAGACGGAAGAAGTCTTTGGTGAACTCAAGCGGCTGGGTGTCCCCCGGTTTCAAGGGTATTTGTTTCACAAGCCTGAAGCAGCAGAAATGGCTCTGCGGGAGGATCTGGAAATATGA